A portion of the Bubalus kerabau isolate K-KA32 ecotype Philippines breed swamp buffalo chromosome 1, PCC_UOA_SB_1v2, whole genome shotgun sequence genome contains these proteins:
- the NIPAL4 gene encoding magnesium transporter NIPA4 — MSPPDSLTMLFPGSLISLYCSSQKVLCQIISDLQPEVPSNVTSNSWQERFRKNYSFYVGLGLAILSSFLVGSSIILKKKGLQRLVASGATRAVDGGYGYLKDSMWWAGFLTMAAGEVANFGAYAFAPATVVTPLGALSILISAIFSSYFLGESLNLLGKLGCVICVAGSTVMVIHAPEEEKISTIMELAAKMKDTGYIVFAVFLLVSCLILIFIVAPRYGQRNILIYITICSVIGAFSVSSSKGLGITIRNFFQGLPVVRHPLPYILSLMLVLSISTQVNFLNRALDIFNTSLVFPIYYVFFTTTVMTSSIILFKEWYRMSAVDIVGTLSGFVTIILGVFMLHAFKDLDISRSSLPHMHKNPPATPAPEPSVIRLGDKNVLVDNMELSSTPSPEEKPKVFIAHS, encoded by the exons ATGTCCCCACCTGACTCTCTCACCATGCTCTTCCCAGGTTCCCTGATCAGCCTGTACTGCTCCTCCCAAAAAGTCCTGTGCCAGATCATCAGTGACCTCCAGCCTGAGGTGCCCAGCAATGTCACCTCCAACAGCTGGCAGGAGAGGTTCAGGAAGAACTACAGCTTCTACGTCGGTCTGGGGCTGGCCATCCTGTCCAGCTTCCTTGTCGGCAGCAGCATCATCCTCAAGAAGAAGGGCCTACAGCGACTGGTGGCCTCGGGCGCCACGCGGGCTG TGGATGGAGGCTATGGCTACCTGAAGGACTCAATGTGGTGGGCTGGATTTCTCACGA TGGCTGCTGGGGAAGTTGCCAACTTCGGGGCCTACGCGTTCGCTCCTGCCACAGTCGTCACCCCTCTGGGAGCGCTGAGTATCCTCATTAG TGCCATCTTTTCCTCGTATTTCCTGGGGGAGAGTCTGAACCTCCTGGGGAAGCTGGGCTGTGTGATCTGCGTGGCTGGCAGCACAGTGATGGTGATACACGCCCCCGAGGAAGAGAAGATCAGCACCATCATGGAGCTGGCTGCCAAGATGAAAGACACAG GGTACATCGTGTTTGCTGTGTTTCTGCTGGTGTCCTGCCTCATCCTCATCTTCATCGTCGCCCCACGTTACGGACAAAGGAACATCCTCATCTACATCACCATCTGCTCTGTGATCGGGGCCTTCTCCGTGTCCTCCAGCAAGGGTCTGGGCATCACCATTAGGAACTTCTTCCAGGGGCTGCCGGTTGTACGGCACCCTCTCCCCTACATCCTGTCCCTCATGCTGGTGCTTTCGATCAGCACTCAGGTCAACTTCCTCAACAGGGCGCTGGACATCTTCAACACCTCCCTGGTGTTCCCCATCTACTACGTGTTCTTCACCACGACGGTGATGACCTCCTCCATCATCCTCTTCAAGGAGTGGTACAGGATGTCGGCTGTGGACATCGTGGGCACCCTCTCTGGCTTTGTCACCATCATCCTGGGTGTATTCATGCTTCATGCTTTCAAAGACCTGGACATCAGCCGGAGCAGCCTGCCCCACATGCAcaaaaacccacctgccactcCTGCCCCAGAGCCCAGTGTCATTAGACTTGGAGACAAGAATGTCCTGGTGGACAACATGGAACTCTCCAGCACCCCATCACCAGAAGAGAAGCCCAAAGTGTTTATAGCCCATTCGTAA